The Kocuria sp. TGY1127_2 genome includes a window with the following:
- a CDS encoding aliphatic sulfonate ABC transporter substrate-binding protein yields MINFSRRDAVRATGLGVVAFALTGCMSGEGAGRGVINADATSSITLDYATYNPLSLIIRRKEWLEKAAANLGQSVTWLKSAGSNKANQNLIGAAIDVGSTAGSAALLARANGAPLKTIDLFSQPEWSALVRTPESPIRRVEDLAGRSVAATLGTDPYFLLVQALKAAGMSTDDVTIVNLQHADGRAALDTHQVDAWSGLDPIMATAEDEGGDVLFYRNLEFNTWGFLNAREEFLQQNPEGAQLVVDVYAYAREWALKNPSEATRLFAEEAAVSGGVAERVWQRTHLDIDPVPGEAQLKVLRNVAPILVDSGDVSDRKDVDDAVANIIDKHYAEAADARCAATRIEGK; encoded by the coding sequence ATGATCAACTTTTCCCGCCGAGACGCGGTGCGGGCCACCGGCCTCGGAGTCGTGGCATTCGCCCTGACGGGGTGCATGTCCGGCGAAGGCGCCGGACGCGGCGTCATCAACGCGGACGCGACCAGCAGCATTACCCTCGATTACGCGACGTACAATCCGTTGTCCCTGATTATTCGCAGGAAGGAATGGCTCGAGAAAGCCGCGGCCAATCTGGGGCAATCGGTCACGTGGCTCAAGTCGGCAGGTTCGAACAAAGCCAATCAGAACCTCATCGGTGCAGCTATAGACGTGGGGTCGACGGCGGGATCGGCCGCTCTTCTGGCGCGAGCGAACGGGGCTCCGCTCAAAACCATTGATCTCTTCTCACAACCGGAATGGTCGGCGCTCGTGCGCACGCCGGAATCGCCGATTCGACGGGTTGAGGATCTGGCAGGCCGGTCCGTCGCGGCGACGCTGGGGACGGACCCCTATTTTCTGTTGGTTCAGGCCCTCAAAGCTGCCGGCATGAGCACGGATGACGTCACGATCGTGAACTTGCAGCATGCCGACGGTCGGGCCGCGCTCGATACCCATCAAGTCGATGCGTGGTCAGGGCTCGACCCGATCATGGCGACCGCAGAAGACGAAGGCGGTGACGTCTTGTTCTACCGGAACCTGGAGTTCAACACGTGGGGCTTCCTCAACGCCCGGGAAGAGTTCCTGCAACAGAATCCGGAGGGTGCCCAGCTCGTCGTCGACGTTTATGCGTACGCCAGAGAGTGGGCACTGAAGAATCCGAGCGAGGCAACACGATTATTCGCCGAAGAAGCAGCAGTTTCCGGTGGGGTCGCTGAGAGAGTCTGGCAACGCACGCATTTGGACATCGATCCTGTGCCGGGCGAAGCTCAGCTCAAAGTACTCCGGAATGTTGCACCCATCCTCGTGGATTCCGGAGACGTCTCGGACCGCAAGGACGTCGACGACGCCGTGGCCAACATCATCGACAAGCACTACGCCGAGGCAGCGGATGCGCGTTGCGCGGCCACACGGATTGAGGGGAAGTAG
- a CDS encoding ABC transporter ATP-binding protein, whose protein sequence is MTSAHSTERAQEAGTKAASVRFHGVGKSFPGSRRGAAGSEVLRDVNFTAEPGEIVAVVGPSGCGKSTLLRAAAGLDAASAGSVTIDGTPVRNIDSRCAVGFQEPRLLPWRSVTDNVALGLPKNASKNGGRRRVAELIDLVGLGEHASHRPGEVSGGMAQRASLARALARNPRVLLLDEPFGALDALTRLKMQDLLLDVHGQDPTTVLLITHDVDEALYLSDRVVVLGRTAPGVPAGIVESVEVGLPRPRSREDAQLVRMRGHLLGLLGVDTTAHEAFQEV, encoded by the coding sequence GTGACCTCGGCGCACTCGACGGAACGCGCGCAGGAAGCCGGGACGAAAGCGGCTTCGGTTCGGTTCCACGGCGTCGGAAAGTCATTCCCGGGATCCAGGCGCGGCGCTGCCGGGTCCGAAGTTCTCCGTGACGTGAACTTCACCGCGGAACCGGGGGAAATCGTCGCGGTCGTCGGCCCTTCGGGCTGTGGGAAGTCGACTCTTCTGCGTGCAGCGGCCGGACTCGACGCCGCGAGCGCAGGATCCGTCACGATTGACGGAACGCCAGTGCGCAACATCGATTCCCGGTGCGCCGTGGGATTCCAGGAACCACGGCTGCTACCGTGGCGTTCCGTCACGGACAACGTTGCTCTCGGATTGCCGAAGAATGCGAGCAAGAACGGCGGACGCAGACGAGTCGCCGAGCTGATCGACCTTGTGGGTCTGGGAGAGCACGCGAGCCATCGCCCCGGGGAAGTCTCCGGGGGCATGGCGCAACGCGCGTCCTTGGCCAGGGCACTGGCACGCAACCCCAGGGTTCTCCTCCTCGATGAGCCCTTCGGGGCCCTGGATGCCTTGACTCGCCTGAAAATGCAGGATCTGTTGCTGGATGTTCATGGTCAGGACCCCACAACGGTTCTCCTCATAACCCACGATGTGGACGAGGCCCTGTACCTATCCGACCGCGTCGTCGTACTCGGCCGCACGGCACCGGGAGTACCGGCGGGGATTGTCGAAAGCGTTGAGGTCGGTTTGCCGCGTCCTCGTTCCCGGGAGGACGCGCAACTAGTCCGAATGCGCGGCCACCTCTTGGGTCTGCTGGGCGTGGACACCACCGCGCATGAGGCGTTTCAGGAAGTGTGA